The Oryzias melastigma strain HK-1 linkage group LG6, ASM292280v2, whole genome shotgun sequence genome includes a window with the following:
- the cpa4 gene encoding carboxypeptidase A4: MKSVWLLLVLVAAVKAERTFVGDQVLRITLQSQEQLRVLQSLEHEEEWQLDFWLHPVSTDLPVDIRVPSSSLSTIKEFLLTHNIPFTVIIENLQELIDMEKTEMEENQKKKQSTRSINFGAYHTLETIYSWMDTLVTQYPHLVTKQEIGKSYENRPMYVLKFSTGGTNRPAIWIDTGIHSREWVSPATGLWTANKIASDFGSDASLTSLLNTMDIYMLILANPDGYVYTHTNDRMWRKTRSLNSGSLCRGVDPNRNWDAGFGGPGASTSPCSDSYHGPFAHSEIEVKNVVDLIKSHGNFKSFISVHAYSQLLMYPYGYTCTDVADKAELDSIGRAATQKLTSLYGTYYKVGNICNIIYPASGGSIDWSYDTGIKYSFAFELRDTGYYGFLLPSNQIIPTATETWLALKHIMEYVRDHPY; the protein is encoded by the exons ATGAAGTCTGTGTGGTTGCTGTTGGTGCTTGTGGCTGCAGTCAAAGCGGAGAGGACTTTTGTTGG tgatcaGGTTTTAAGGATCACTTTGCAGTCTCAGGAACAGCTACGTGTTCTCCAGTCTCTGGAACATGAAGAGGAATGGCAG CTGGACTTCTGGCTTCACCCCGTTTCCACCGACCTGCCAGTGGATATCCGAGTTCCCAGTTCCAGCCTGAGCACCATAAAGGAGTTCCTCCTCACCCATAACATCCCCTTCACCGTCATCATTGAAAACCTTCAA GAGCTTATTGATATGGAGAAAACTGAAATGGAGGAGaatcaaaaaaagaagcagagcaCTAGGAGCATCAACTTTGGAGCATATCATACTCTGGAGACA ATCTACAGCTGGATGGATACACTGGTGACTCAATACCCACACTTGGTCACCAAACAAGAAATTGGCAAATCCTACGAGAACAGGCCCATGTACGTCCTGAAG TTCAGCACTGGCGGCACCAACCGCCCCGCCATCTGGATCGACACGGGGATCCACTCCAGAGAATGGGTGTCTCCTGCTACAGGACTGTGGACGGCTAACAAG ATCGCCTCTGATTTTGGCAGTGACGCCTCCCTGACCTCCCTTTTAAACACTATGGACATTTACATGCTGATCCTGGCCAATCCTGATGGCTATGTGTACACCCACACTAAT GACCGTATGTGGCGCAAGACCCGCTCCTTAAACTCTGGCTCATTGTGTCGGGGAGTAGATCCCAACAGAAACTGGGACGCAGGCTTTGGTG GTCCTGGTGCCAGTACAAGCCCCTGCTCTGATTCCTATCATGGACCCTTTGCTCACTCTGAGATTGAGGTGAAGAACGTGGTGGATTTGATCAAGAGCCATGGCAACTTTAAGTCGTTCATCTCCGTCCATGCCTACTCTCAGCTGCTCATGTATCCCTATGGATATACCTGCACAGATGTGGCAGACAAGGCTGAGCTG GATTCTATTGGCAGAGCAGCCACACAGAAACTCACCTCCCTCTATGGCACCTACTACAAAGTTGGAAATATTTGCAACATTATTT ATCCAGCAAGTGGAGGCAGCATTGACTGGTCCTATGATACAGGCATCAAATACTCGTTTGCCTTTGAGCTGAGGGACACCGGCTACTATGGCTTCCTTTTACCATCCAACCAGATCATCCCCACGGCCACAGAGACATGGCTTGCTCTAAAACACATCATGGAGTATGTCCGCGATCACCCTTATTAA